Genomic window (Bacillus vallismortis):
CTCAGAATTTCAGGTGAAGGATGTTGTCAATGTCTCAAACGGGAAAAAGCTGGGGAGCATTGGCGATATCGATATCAATGTGACTACTGGTAAAATTCAGGCGATCATATTAGGGGGGAATGGGAAGGTTCTCGCATTTTTTGGAAAAGAAGAGGAATTAGTCATTCCATGGCGAAATATAGTAAAAATCGGGGAAGATGTGATCTTGGTCCGATTAAGTGAACCGCATGCATAAACCTGCTTGTCTGTTGCTGATTGGAAAATGCCGGAAGTCTCGTTTCTTCCGGCACATTTCATTTAGAAATATGCAAATCGGCGCTCAACGAATGCAGAAAGATGTGGTAAAATAAGTGGGAAATTCCGCTTTTTTAAATGTTTGTCGAAAGGTTGGATCATCATGAATACATATCACCCATTCAGTCTTACCACACCCTCGACACTCATGATACAAGACTGGACACAAACGAATCAAAACAACAGAGAAGTCATTGCCGGATTTACTACGAAAAACGGCGGTGTCAGCCAAAAGCCTTTTGAATCGTTAAATACAGGATTGCACGTTCATGACAAAGATGCAGATGTAGTTAAAAATCGCGAATATATTGCCGATATGTTTAATATTGATTTGCAGTCTTGGGTATTTGCTGATCAGACACACGATAATC
Coding sequences:
- a CDS encoding YlmC/YmxH family sporulation protein translates to MISISEFQVKDVVNVSNGKKLGSIGDIDINVTTGKIQAIILGGNGKVLAFFGKEEELVIPWRNIVKIGEDVILVRLSEPHA